The following nucleotide sequence is from Gloeomargarita sp. SKYB120.
AAAAGAGTTTGAAGTCGAATTCGTCCGTTTCCAGTTGCCGCTGGCGCACCTTTTTGGGGTCGGGGGCAAAGGTCAGCCACAGGGGAAACTGCAACAGCACCACCGGCACCGTGCCATCCCCCTCATCCATCACAATAAAAGGCACGAGGTCGTCCCGCTGGAAACGGTCGGCCTTTTGAGCCAGGGGTTCCGGCGCTTCGAACAGCAGAATACCCCCTTCGGCGCCGAAATCCGCGCGGCTAATTCCCAAGCAGTCTTGAAGTCCGCGCCGCCATTCCCCAAGACGTTCAGGACCGCTGGTGAGCACCAGTACCCGCAGCTCGTCGTCGTACAACTGGCGCAGGATGGAGATGATGGCCGAGGTCACCAGGATATTCTGCAGGCGACTGCCCATGCTGCGCAGCGCACCCCGTCCCCCCAGCTCCAGGAACCAGCGACGGACCCGTTCCTCATGCACCGGCTCAAAGGTGCGCCGCAGTTGCCAGGCCGGACCGTAGTAATCCGGGCGCGTGCGGTACTGCTCCAGACATTCCTCAATCACCTCCACCTGGTCGGCGTAGGTCTGGGCGGCGATTTGGAGAGGAGCGGCTTTAACGCGAGGCGCGGGAGCTACTTCCGGTTGCGGAGCCGGCGGTGGCACCAGGGACAATTCCTCTACGCTGGCCACCAGTTCCTGCAACGCCCCCCGCAGGTAATCCTTGAACCCCTGCACCCGTACCGCAATCTCCTGGGAACTGCCTGCAAAGGTCGAGCGCATTTCCTTTTGAATCCGTTCCTGGCGGCGTTCCAGTTGCTCGATGCTGAGTTGGAGTTTTTGACGGCGCTCCTCCAGTTCTCGCAGCGCCTGGGGCAACAGTTGCTGGAATTGGGCCTGGGCCTGTTGCACTTGGGCTTGCCAGTGGGCCTTTTCCGCCTGCAATTGGGCAATTTCCGCCCGCAGTTGCTCAATTTGCGCCTCGAGCGTCGCCACGTCAGGGTGTTCCATCAACGCGCTCCCGTTGCGGGACAGTAGTGGGTCAGATAGCGGGTCAGGGCGACCGGATCAAACAACACTGGCACAAAGTGGATGCTGTGGACCTCCCGAAAAAACAGGACCACCGGCACGCCAGGCCAAAACAAGGACCAATCTCGCCAATCAGCGTAGGGAAACGTGCGAATCGTCTGGCCATAGCGGGTCAACACCACCGCCGTTTCGGTAAACGTCCAGCGTAATGTCGTCGTCTGCCAGGCCAAAAAAGCCGCCAGTCCCACTAGTGCTAGACCAAGAGGCCACGACCAGGCCGCTCCTACTAGGCCCATCACCGCTACGCCCGCTGCCACACGGTAATCTGGGTTGAGGGTATAGGGAACACAGTAGGGTGCCGCCGTCGTTTCCATCCGCCGTATCAACGACTATCCGATTTGATCTAATTGTAAAGAAAGTCTCACCGTCAACGGGGGTCCCCCTACAATGGAGGCAGTGCTGCGGTGGGAAGTTCCATGTCCAATTTGACGCCCCAGGAGGCCCTTGCCTGTTTAAAGGTGCTAGTGTTTATGGCCCGCGCTGATGGGATTTTCCGGGCAGAAGAGGAAGAAATCCTTTTGGACCTATGCCGGAATTTGGAGTTGCCTCCCAACGTATCCCTGTTGGATTTAGTGCGGCAAGACATTGACCTGGAGGCGGAACTGGCCCAGATTACTTCACCAGCGGCGCGCGAGCAAGTGTATGCCGCAGCGTTGGCGATGGCTTGCGCTGACCGGAACCGCTCCGTCGAGGAACGGGAAGTTCTGGCGCGGATCAAAAATGCCTTTGGCGTTGCCCAGGAAAAGACCGACTTTATCCAGCGCCTGATGGCGGACACCCGCAGTACGTTGTTACCGGCGGACATTGCCCCTATCCATGACCCCGTCGAACGGGAGCGCCGCATCGAACAGGTCATCCAAAACTACGCCATTCTTACGGCGGTGCTAGGGGCATTTCCAGTTCCGGGTCTGGCCCTGGTGACCGACATCGCCGTGTTGACCTTCCAGCTCAAGATGATCGAAGAAATTGGGCGTTACTGGGGCTATACAGTACAGCGCCGGGATGCCGAATTGCTCCGAGACGGCATGGTGGGCGGAGTGGGCATTTCCGTGTTTCGGATTGCAGTGAGTAACGCCGCCAAGCTGATCCCTGGTTGGGGGAGTGTGATTGGAGCATCCTTGTCCTATGCGTCCACCTGGGCAATTGGCAAAGTCGCTAACCAGTACTACGCTTCGGGGGGCAAATTGGATATGCAGACGTTGCAGGCAGCATTCCAGCAGGCACGCCGACAGGGTGAACAGGAGTACCAAAAAAATCGCGCGCTCATCGAGTCCAAGCGCCAGGCCCATGCTGCTCAAATCGAGCAACTCAGTCGGCAGCTTCAGGGCGGCGAAATTACTCAGGCCGAATATGAGCAGAAACTGCAAGCGTTAAGCCAGGCGTTTAACCAGACGGCTACGAGCGAGCCATCTTCTCCCTGAGGCATCGCTCCACCTGCGTGAAGGTATCGGAATCAATCAGGGTACTAGGGAAAAAACGCCAGAGTTCCTTGGGGGTGATGTAACCAATCTGTTGACGATACTGGTTTTTGGCCTGCTGGAGGCGTTCTTGCATTGCCAAAACATCACCTAACGTGTGTAGAGGCGTGGGCGATAGACCTGCTGTTATGGCCCGTTGCAAACGATGGAAATGCGCCCTCAGTACCACTTTGTAAGAGGTGCCAGGCGGTAGATGCAAGGCATCGAAACTAGGGGGATAGTCAAACGGTGGTTTCGAGGCGTTTGTTGTCACAAGATACTGCCCAGACGTCAATTCCGTTTCGCAATCAAAAACTTTCTCTTGGAATAGAAAACCTAAAAACCCCCCTGGGTTTAAGTGATAAATCGCAATACTTGTGTTATGGGTGGGATTGATCATGCAGCGTAGGAATGTTCGCATGTGCTGTTCTTGCAGCATGGGTGCTAGGGTAACACACTCCACATCACCCACCCAGCAATAGCCTTGCTCCACTAAAGCAGACTGCAGGCGGTGGTAGTATCTCAAATCCACACTGTAGCGGAATGCTTCCGAGTTAACCGGACGATACTGATAAATTTGGCCATAGGCTGCTTGAAGCACTTTATAAATTTCATTGACCTTGTTCTCTATTTCTCCAAAATCTACTTGGTTTTGCGCTGCCAGTGTCTGTTTTAAACGCTTGGTCAAGTCAATTAAGCTCTCTTCCTCAACGCGTATTTTCAAGAAGTCCCCTAACTTACGGGCCAAATCTTGAAAATTTAACAACTCACCGTATGCAAATCGAGCCAAGCTTTCTAAAGATGAAAACCCAGCAGAACGTCCTATTTGTAAGGGTAAATGCTGATTAACTAGTTTAAGGACAAAACAATAGCCAAAATTGAAAGGTCCCACTCTAGTTTTAGTAACGGATATAGACACCTTGGAAAAGTCAGACAGATGATAAGTGCGCACACAGCTAGGCCAACCTAAGAGATAAGCTAGACGTGATTGCTTAATATGGGATACGATCCTCTTGCTGCGGTCAAATAGGAACTCATCTTTCACTTTTTGCTGCAACCAATTCCACAGGAAGATCATGAGTGAGACTATGAAGATAAAAATGAATAAAATCACTGCAGACAGAAGTCTTTTCTGAGATAGCGATAGGGCTTCTCCAGCCAGGAAATTCATTTCGATCCATCTAAAAATAAAAGAGAACGTTGGAGTGAAAACATAACTGGATACAGCAGCACCCAATAAACCAATCACGAGCGCAAGTATTACCCCGTTCATAAGAGTTCTCTGGGTCTCCTGGTAAATCCTTGGCGCGTACTCAGACTCAAAGAGCCTAGCCGTCAAGCTATCAATCTGCGCCCACTCTTTCGCCATAACAATTCCTTAAAATTTGAATGTTCCCGCCATTGTTTTAACCAATCCGTCCTTTTAGCGTCAAGTATTGCCCAAGCCGCCCCCTTTACATGAAAGGGCTTTACAGGGAAACGGAACGGAAGAGCTAGGGCATGGGGGTCACGATGTTTTTTGCCAGCGGCGACAAAGCCGAATGCTGACGTTCGCCGGGAGAGAATCTCTCATTTCCTAACTTACTCCCAGGCATTCGCCACTTCAGAAAAGCCAACAACGAGGCTACGTCCTGCGACCCAAGGAACGGACTGGGCTGCTAACTTTGTTGGGACGGGCTTGGAGGGATTCGAACCCCCGACACCTTGACCGTAGTCAAGTTGTCAGCGCCC
It contains:
- a CDS encoding DUF3086 domain-containing protein; translation: MEHPDVATLEAQIEQLRAEIAQLQAEKAHWQAQVQQAQAQFQQLLPQALRELEERRQKLQLSIEQLERRQERIQKEMRSTFAGSSQEIAVRVQGFKDYLRGALQELVASVEELSLVPPPAPQPEVAPAPRVKAAPLQIAAQTYADQVEVIEECLEQYRTRPDYYGPAWQLRRTFEPVHEERVRRWFLELGGRGALRSMGSRLQNILVTSAIISILRQLYDDELRVLVLTSGPERLGEWRRGLQDCLGISRADFGAEGGILLFEAPEPLAQKADRFQRDDLVPFIVMDEGDGTVPVVLLQFPLWLTFAPDPKKVRQRQLETDEFDFKLF
- a CDS encoding DUF3119 family protein, whose product is METTAAPYCVPYTLNPDYRVAAGVAVMGLVGAAWSWPLGLALVGLAAFLAWQTTTLRWTFTETAVVLTRYGQTIRTFPYADWRDWSLFWPGVPVVLFFREVHSIHFVPVLFDPVALTRYLTHYCPATGAR